The sequence AATTTGATTTGACATGTTTTACAACTTTCCACGCAAAAAGCAGGTCTTCTACTTCTTCTGGAGTTGGTTGTCTTTTTGTTACAACTTCCCATTTTTCATACAATCTTAAATCTCTATCCTGAACAAGGAGACCTCCGCTTATTCTTCTGTATTCCATACCTTCCGGATTTTTATCAAAGTTTTTAACTTTTACCAGTCTGAGATTTTTCTTCTTCTGGGTAAGATACTCAAATGCATCCTTTTCAAAATCAGGAGCAATAATAACCTCCAAGAATATCTCCGTTAAAGCTTTTGCTGTATCCAGTTTTACAGGTTCATTGAAGGCTACTATTCCACCAAAGGCAGATTTCGGGTCTCTTGCAAGGGCTTCTTTATACGCCTCAAGCTGATTTGGTCTGACAGCAACTCCACATGGATTATTGTGCTTAACAATCACACAGGCGGTTGTGTCAAACTCCTTAACCAGATTTACAGCAGCCTCAACATCAAGGAAGTTGTTGTATGACATCTCTTTTCCGTGTAAAACCTCACTTTCGGCAATAGAAAGTCCCTTATACTCAACAGGTGATATATAGATAGCCCCTTCCTGATGGGGATTTTCTCCATATCTAAGGGTTGCCCTTTTTCTAACAGGAATAGAAAGCTCATAAGGAAATTTTTCATTTATATCAAACTTTTCATTTAGGACTGCCGAAATTACGCTATCGTAAAAGGCAGTATGTCTGAAAGCTTTAAGGGCAAGTCTTCTTCTGGTTTCTAAAGTTGTTTCACCTTTTTCCCTTAACTCATTTATAACAAAATCATAA comes from Persephonella sp. and encodes:
- the purH gene encoding bifunctional phosphoribosylaminoimidazolecarboxamide formyltransferase/IMP cyclohydrolase; this encodes MKKRALISVSDKRGVVDFAKALVELGYEIISSSGTARVLKENSIPVIEVSEITGFPEIMGGRVKTLHPKIHGGLLAVRDNPEYMKQLEEQGIEPIDIVAINLYPFEETVKKGADLDEIIENIDIGGPAMVRASAKNHKFVTIIVDPDDYDFVINELREKGETTLETRRRLALKAFRHTAFYDSVISAVLNEKFDINEKFPYELSIPVRKRATLRYGENPHQEGAIYISPVEYKGLSIAESEVLHGKEMSYNNFLDVEAAVNLVKEFDTTACVIVKHNNPCGVAVRPNQLEAYKEALARDPKSAFGGIVAFNEPVKLDTAKALTEIFLEVIIAPDFEKDAFEYLTQKKKNLRLVKVKNFDKNPEGMEYRRISGGLLVQDRDLRLYEKWEVVTKRQPTPEEVEDLLFAWKVVKHVKSNSVVIAKDKASVGIGPGQTSRVDSLETAVKKAKEFGFSTEGAVLASEAFFPFRDSVDEAAKHGIKAIIQPGGSIRDPEVIEAADEHGIAMVFTGMRHFKH